In the Maribacter sp. MJ134 genome, one interval contains:
- a CDS encoding PepSY-like domain-containing protein encodes MKLIKRFVLSIMTMSLLLACQSETKGQTPEAVKKSFKSKYPNESDPDWRKDKNGNFESHFKKDGEHYRADFAPNGEWIETESNIKKKELPKAILKVLEADFEDIKIVEIEKVDHATKGTFYDVEIKIDGKKKDLEFSSDGKRIN; translated from the coding sequence ATGAAACTAATCAAACGATTTGTACTTTCTATTATGACCATGAGTCTTCTTTTGGCATGCCAATCGGAAACTAAAGGGCAGACTCCCGAGGCCGTAAAAAAGTCATTTAAAAGTAAATATCCCAACGAGTCCGACCCGGATTGGAGAAAAGACAAGAATGGAAATTTTGAATCTCATTTTAAGAAAGATGGGGAACATTACCGAGCAGATTTTGCACCGAACGGTGAGTGGATAGAAACAGAATCGAACATTAAGAAAAAAGAATTGCCAAAGGCCATTCTAAAGGTCTTAGAAGCGGATTTTGAAGATATAAAAATCGTTGAAATTGAAAAGGTAGACCACGCGACCAAAGGAACCTTCTATGACGTCGAGATTAAGATTGACGGTAAGAAGAAGGATTTAGAATTTTCAAGCGATGGCAAAAGAATCAATTAA